The following coding sequences lie in one Oncorhynchus nerka isolate Pitt River linkage group LG14, Oner_Uvic_2.0, whole genome shotgun sequence genomic window:
- the LOC115126223 gene encoding LOW QUALITY PROTEIN: SLIT and NTRK-like protein 3 (The sequence of the model RefSeq protein was modified relative to this genomic sequence to represent the inferred CDS: inserted 1 base in 1 codon), whose protein sequence is MLWVTLLSTIALGWTTPIPLLEDSEEIDEPCFEPCYCQVKEGVFHVHCDSKGFTNVSQISQIWTRPFKLNLQRNSMRKLYFNSFLHLNNAVSINLGNNALQDIHVGAFNGLGILKRLFLHENKLEVFRNDTFLGLESLEYLQADYNVIKRIESGAFRHLHKLRVLILNDNLIPVLPSYLFRSVSLTHLDLRGNRLKTLPYKGTLEYVGRSLMEIQLEENPWICECDIVQLKTWLERIPYTALVGEITCEYPFHLHGKDLREIKRSELCPLLSDAEIEAKLGIPRSPFNNENTWPTKPSSMLSSFHNTASSVEYKERHVKPTKRPRPTKXPPTPRSLYPGLNQPPIAGYQTRPPIPIVCPSGCICNLHINDLGLTVNCKEKGFHNISELLPRPLNAKKLYLSGNLIQKIYRSDFWNFSSLDLLHLGNNRISYVQEGAFINLPNLKSLYLNGNDIERLTPGMFRGLQTLSYLYFEYNVIREIQPASFSLMPSLQLVFLNDNLLRTLPTDAFAGTSLARLNLRNNYFLSLPVRGVLEHLHSIVQVDLHQNPWDCSCDIIPLKTWMEKLSSVIMVSDVICKTPDLAFGKDLRSLDAEVICPELKYSSGPSPALFPSDDMTTGSSGLGEAVGRGPVPLSVLILSLLVLFISAVFVAAGIFAFVLRRRKKLPFRKRSEVDLTGIQMQCRILEDPPRQTSSGSIGSPEKPPSGHTHTHTHGHVGHTHTHGHVYDYIPHPVTQMCNNPIYKPREGEVVEGEGVQFAETKENNSNYRTLLEKEREWTLAMSNSQLNTIVTVNHNKGDISSFHENSGLCPTVIDSQRPTPTVGFVDCLYGTVPKLKDMHVAHAHPPGMQYPDLQQDARLKETLLYTAGKGCYPDPSQSDYLELRAKLQTKPDYLEVLEKSYRF, encoded by the exons ATGCTGTGGGTTACCTTGCTGAGCACCATAGCCCTAGGATGGACCACCCCAATCCCACTGCTGGAGGACTCGGAGGAGATCGACGAGCCCTGCTTCGAGCCCTGCTACTGCCAAGTCAAAGAGGGCGTCTTTCACGTCCACTGTGACAGCAAAGGATTTACGAACGTCAGTCAGATCTCCCAGATATGGACGCGGCCCTTCAAACTCAACCTGCAGAGGAACTCCATGAGGAAGCTGTACTTCAACAGTTTTCTTCACCTCAACAACGCCGTGTCCATTAATCTGGGGAATAATGCGTTACAGGACATCCACGTCGGAGCATTTAACGGATTGGGAATTCTGAAACGGCTGTTCCTCCATGAGAACAAACTAGAGGTTTTCCGGAATGACACCTTCCTGGGTCTGGAAAGCTTGGAATACCTGCAAGCGGACTATAATGTCATCAAGAGGATAGAGAGCGGAGCCTTCAGGCACCTCCACAAACTCAGAGTACTCATCCTAAATGACAATCTGATACCCGTCCTGCCCAGCTATCTATTCAGGTCAGTGTCACTAACACACCTGGACCTGAGGGGAAACCGGTTAAAGACATTACCATATAAGGGCACGTTGGAATATGTGGGGCGGAGCCTGATGGAGATTCAGCTAGAGGAGAATCCATGGATCTGTGAGTGTGATATAGTTCAGCTAAAAACATGGTTGGAACGCATTCCCTACACAGCACTGGTAGGAGAGATCACCTGCGAGTACCCCTTCCACTTGCACGGGAAAGATTTACGAGAGATCAAACGCAGTGAGCTCTGTCCGTTACTTTCAGATGCGGAAATTGAGGCCAAACTGGGAATCCCTCGGTCTCCGTTCAACAACGAGAACACGTGGCCAACAAAACCGTCCTCCATGCTGTCTTCGTTCCACAACACGGCATCGTCTGTGGAGTACAAAGAGAGACATGTCAAACCCACCAAACGGCCCAGGCCCACCA ACCCTCCCACCCCTCGTAGTCTCTACCCCGGCCTGAACCAGCCCCCCATAGCTGGCTACCAGACCCGCCCCCCCATCCCCATCGTCTGCCCTTCTGGGTGTATCTGCAACCTCCATATCAACGACCTGGGGCTAACGGTCAACTGTAAAGAGAAGGGCTTTCATAATATCTCAGAGCTCCTGCCCAGGCCTCTCAATGCCAAGAAACTTTATCTGAGCGGAAATCTGATACAGAAAATCTACCGGTCTGATTTCTGGAACTTTTCCAGCTTGGATTTACTACACTTGGGGAATAACCGGATATCGTACGTCCAGGAAGGGGCGTTTATCAACCTTCCCAACCTGAAGAGTTTATATCTGAATGGGAACGACATTGAGAGGCTAACTCCCGGTATGTTCCGGGGCTTACAGACGTTGAGTTATCTTTATTTTGAGTATAACGTTATTCGTGAGATCCAGCCGGCATCATTCTCTCTCATGCCCAGCCTTCAGCTTGTTTTCCTCAATGACAACCTCCTCCGCACTCTCCCGACCGACGCCTTCGCAGGCACCAGCCTGGCGCGACTCAACCTCCGCAATAACTACTTCCTGTCCCTTCCTGTGCGTGGCGTTCTAGAACACCTGCATTCCATCGTCCAGGTGGACCTTCATCAGAACCCCTGGGACTGCTCCTGTGACATCATCCCCCTCAAAACctggatggagaagctgtcctcgGTCATCATGGTTAGTGATGTCATCTGTAAGACTCCTGATTTAGCCTTTGGGAAGGATCTGAGGTCGCTGGATGCTGAAGTCATCTGTCCAGAGCTGAAGTACTCATCCGGACCCTCCCCAGCTCTCTTCCCCTCTGATGACATGACCACCGGTAGCTCTGGTCTGGGGGAGGCTGTGGGGAGGGGGCCGGTGCCTCTATCAGTCCTCATCCTCAGTCTTCTCGTTTTGTTCATCTCAGCGGTTTTCGTGGCCGCGGGCATCTTCGCCTTCGTCCTGCGGAGACGGAAGAAGCTGCCCTTCCGGAAACGCTCTGAGGTGGATCTGACAGGAATCCAGATGCAGTGCAGGATATTGGAGGATCCGCCGAGACAGACCAGCAGTGGAAGCATAGGCTCACCTGAAAAGCCCCCCagcggacacacacatacacacacgcatggtcacgttggccacacacacactcacggtcACGTCTATGATTACATTCCTCACCCTGTGACGCAGATGTGCAACAACCCCATTTACAAGCCccgggagggagaggtagtggagggggagggggttcaGTTTGCAGAAACAAAAGAGAACAACAGTAATTACCGAACCCtcttagagaaggagagggaatggACCCTAGCCATGTCTAATTCACAGCTCAACACTATCGTCACGGTAAACCACAATAAAGGGGATATATCGAGTTTTCACGAGAACAGTGGGCTGTGTCCCACCGTGATTGACAGCCAGAGACCCACGCCAACTGTCGGCTTCGTAGACTGTCTGTATGGAACGGTGCCGAAGCTCAAGGACATGCACGTTGCACATGCACACCCGCCTGGTATGCAATACCCGGACTTACAACAGGACGCACGTCTCAAGGAGACGCTGCTGTACACAGCAGGGAAAGGCTGCTACCCTGACCCCTCCCAAAGCGATTACCTCGAGTTAAGGGCCAAACTCCAAACCAAGCCGGATTACCTCGAAGTACTGGAGAAATCATATCGGTTCTAA